gtaatttgtattagtaaataaagtactgtaatattaGTTTTTGTTGTAAATACATCAAGCATAACTAAATAttcttttccacaggataacaagccagaggaatgttcagtgtgttttaacgatTATGATGACAATCAGCTACGACCTCGCACACTGCCatgtggccacacattctgctcccagtgtattgacaatgctatcaagaatggtcagctaacctgccccagctgccgtgccgagCACGTTGCCACAGCcgctactcagttcccaattagctatgctgtggaggcttttgttaggaaactaaaaaatatccagctaacaactgaggaagtagtgccaGCAAAATCTTCTGAAGGTCCCGCCAGAGGCATCAGCAAGAAGTTACGTtccctggtgcaggagcagaagagcatcatcagcagcctcattactagctgtgaagaggtactgtcccagctgggggagtaccggggagagctgggggactggaagactcaccacctccagctccaggacagactctatgctctggtagagcagaacaagtcagcaatgaagctcttggaactggaggataccagtgtggtggatatgacaacacaaggagaggaagggaagactcagctgcaggccatgttggggagcctcgacacagtcaacacagcccaggaggttgacacaaccataggcacagctgatgagtgcagcatgaagatagaagattggctccagaagtgccaggaactcttcccaaatgtcaagactgtccacacctcagtgaaggtacgctgctgaaggtcacattgttctcacccaactaagtgtagtattgcctctatataaaaacttgatatggagacacatcaagattagagttgactttatatataggaaactttctggggggagccccgttggttCCCTGAACTATCCAGTCTGATATGGCTATATTAGCTTTCTGGAAttagtcaatgtgcatggagttcttgcctaccagggaccacgagccagaacctggcccctttagagaggcacgaggagcaatggcctatagaaatcccagtgtggttgggagcattctatgtctgccattgacctggtctggcacccagaaaggtaggcgctccaaaacaaacccctattctggtgaaaatattgctaccgaaagctgaactccctaaacaaaaattagcaaacgagcatgacgtcatcacattGCCACGCTGCTGTCTGCGCACTCCCTCCCCTTTCCcggtaggaggagggggggggggagccccagacctctcacgccggtgatccacccttcagttcttggctgatgtgataaTGGGGAGGTCTTGTGCCTCTGACTCCTGAATTTGTCTCAGTTTCTGTGCTTTGAGGCATGGTCTGCCTTTATGGGTGGTGTGTAagccaggagtaatattcttcGGTACTCgtgctgcatgcacttagggtcaccttccttaGGTGCTctttaagtactgcccttggggcttggggccaccttccacaagtctctTTAGGATCTTCCTCTGCTGagtcttttactgctcggtacttgacCGCCCTTGGAGTCAACTGGGTTTTTTGTTGCcattgtttgtctctgggtaggaggtagttttcatCACTGGTAGCACGGGGGTACTGCACTGCTAGTTATCACCTATTatagcggctggctctgttccgcctgggtatgttgtcctcttgaagggttttttgtttttgttttcctgcctgaTGGGTGGGTCTACCTTCGGTTGGTTGCCCCTATCTATATTTAGGGTATATATACATATCTGTGTTCTTTGTGGTATTCCCTGATAGgccccctgtgagtggacatgtcccgagggttcagcttttagaagtttgcttggtagttttgggcaccGGTTTGCAGTACACtgtctgggcttcccttagcttgTTACCAATGTAACAAGGCACTGGGAAACCCCGCGGGGGCTCCGAGGTCCGATGGATGCAACCCTTGAGTCCCCTCTCCATTTGTGTGAGGTTGatagttgctctgtccccttgtttcAGGGTGACAAGCTCCAGTTGTGCCTCCACCATGTTGCCTGTAGGGTCGGTGATTCTTTTGACCCGGAGTCATGTGACGTTTGTTGTTGGTACATTTTCCAGTTCACCCATGCCACTGATCATGATAtgagggtgcaggcagcagctgttttgcatgctaggtttaggctgCTGCAATGCAATAGGttagttgcttccccggatgccccgagactggTCTGTTTTGGTTTTAGTGACCCGGACTTGGGGTGGGAGTCACTTCGACTTTGGTTCCATTCcccctccttgtccttccccCCTTCTGTGGAGTGTCCGGTCCCTTGCTTCCGGCTCCAAAACGTCTCAGGGTTTCGGAGTCAGGGCAGGGTCTaattggtgttgagactcgggccgtTTTGGGGAAGTCCCCTTCCGGGGTGGCGGCGGATCCATTTGAGCCTGGTCTTCTGGCCTAAGCttgtgggtctgaccagtgggcccctttcGATCCTGTTCTTTCGGTGGCTCCTGTCTTTTCTCTTAGAAGCGAGGAGTTTGCAAAACGGCTCGGCTCCAGGTTCTCGGAGTGAGGTTCCTGAATGGGGTGGGGGTTGACTTGGGagccttgggccccgttggactCCACCTGAATTTTTGTACCCTCGGAGCGGGGCTTGttgttgcaaggagtggggttcTTCTCTCCTTCCTcgtacgaattggatttggtgtctaCCCCCTCCCCGGGTAATGTTGTGTGTTCTTGTGGGTTTtctggggagggaaggggagcccctacggctccccggaactatccaggctgatatggatattccttcctaactttggcatcaatcaatgtgggtggagttctaggcctaccagggaccatgagccagaacctggccctcccagggaggcacgaagagcaatggcctatataaatgcacatgtgatttggagcattttacatttgccatcgaccgggactggcatccagaaaggtaagcgccccaaaacaaacccctgttctggttaaaaacagcaaaaatagacaaacgagtggacagaactcccaaaatgaaaacgagcaaacaagcatgatgtcacacgatCCGCTAACTGTCTCCTCTTCGGGAGGGGGAATGGTGAGCCCCAGACCCCTATGCCCGCGATCCACTccttcagttcttcggctgatgggaTACAGCATGGTCGTGTGGCTACAGCTCTGGCCTGTTGTTGTGTTGTCCTCTGTTTCAGTAATGCTCTTACGGTGGGGTGcaagctgggagtaatattcacaggtactcgggctgcatgtgcttagggtcaccttccctgagtgccctgtaagtactgccctaggggcttggggttctcttccacaagtcacctctgTCTTACCTCTGTTGGTGTTTTGCTGCTTGGCAATTAACCTCCCCGAGTGTTTTGGGGGTTTCCACCCTTGTTTGTTTTGAGGTAAGTGGTATTTTTTGCGCTGGTAGGGGtgaggggtactgcacagctagttttcacctataacagcggccggctcggTTTCCTCTAGGTA
This genomic window from Procambarus clarkii isolate CNS0578487 chromosome 26, FALCON_Pclarkii_2.0, whole genome shotgun sequence contains:
- the LOC138368788 gene encoding tripartite motif-containing protein 5-like; protein product: MMDNKPEECSVCFNDYDDNQLRPRTLPCGHTFCSQCIDNAIKNGQLTCPSCRAEHVATAATQFPISYAVEAFVRKLKNIQLTTEEVVPAKSSEGPARGISKKLRSLVQEQKSIISSLITSCEEVLSQLGEYRGELGDWKTHHLQLQDRLYALVEQNKSAMKLLELEDTSVVDMTTQGEEGKTQLQAMLGSLDTVNTAQEVDTTIGTADECSMKIEDWLQKCQELFPNVKTVHTSVKVRC